In one window of Mus pahari chromosome 3, PAHARI_EIJ_v1.1, whole genome shotgun sequence DNA:
- the Ttf1 gene encoding transcription termination factor 1, translating into MKGDTSKFKTHTATLYKKKKRSSASEKRPQKWPPQGLGSEQPQVPVLRKRESQTPAQGNLESERPQKAKRKKRRREFQTPAQENRESGQPPVSLLGKRRREFQTPAQENXESEQPRKAKRRKKKKKESQQPTSSLLKNPETFRKAKKTTSAHKKKKNSVLEVDMETGIILVDKENVENLLETCRKDVDIVYVDMSKGQRSARVRATEALPTAKPQKHGCRELHGDVRSKKKPKHPQQVAQPESISLPPSESLSSEDLEGTSTEAAVFCKKKSKKNVFRNQKLEPVPDSLDSSETISESRDTTHHGQVTGAGEEGESTKESHSIRKKSKKKKHRSVALATSSDSASALDSKAENARVDSPEGSGAVRKEDVDHRPAEAEAQACSTGKHREEMQRLEPTHEEESNLESASNSATRPISEDRRDSDDSDVDLGSAVRQLREFIPDIQERAATTIRRMYRDDLGRFKEFKAQGVAIRFGKFSAKENKQIEKNVQDFLSLTGIESADKLLYTDRYPEERSQITNLKRKHAFRLHIGKGIARPWKLVYYRAKKIFDVNNYKGRYNEEDTKKLKAYHSLHGNNWKKIGAMVARSSLSVALKFSQIGGNRNLGAWSKAETQRLIKAVEDVILKKMSPQELKELDSRLQEDPEGRLSIVREKLYKGISWVEVEARVETRNWMQCKSKWTEILTKRMTHGGFVYRGVNALQAKITLIERLYELNVNDANEIDWEDLAGAIGDVPPPFVQAKFYKLKAAXVPFWQKKTFPEIIDYLYENSLPLLKKKLDKKMEKKVGQIQTPAAPKQDFLFKDIFHCDDDSDEGGPEEPSASDVQ; encoded by the exons ATGAAAGGGGACACAAGCAAATTTAAGACCCACACTGCAACTttgtacaagaaaaagaaacGGTCTTCTGCGTCTGAAAAAAGACCTCAGAAATGGCCCCCTCAAGGCTTGGGGAGCGAGCAGCCTCAGGTACCTGTGTTGAGGAAGAGGGAGTCTCAGACACCAGCCCAGGGGAACTTAGAGAGTGAGCGGCCTCAAAAggccaagaggaagaagaggaggagggagttcCAGACACCAGCTCAGGAAAacagggagagtgggcagcctccGGTGTCCttgctggggaagaggaggagggagttcCAGACACCAGCCCAGGAGAACNGNGAGAGTGAGCAGCCTCGGAAAgccaagagaaggaagaagaaaaagaaagagtcccAGCAGCCTACTTCCTCCCTTCTGAAAAATCCAGAAACCTTCCGTAAAGCTAAAAAAACCACTTCtgcccacaaaaagaaaaagaatagtgtTTTAGAGGTGGATATGGAAACTGGGATCATCCTTGTAGATAAAGAAAACGTGGAGAACCTGCTAGAGACTTGTAGAAAGGATGTGGACATTGTTTATGTTGATATGAGCAAGGGACAAAGGTCAGCAAGAGTGCGTGCAACAGAAGCGCTGCCCACTGCTAAACCACAGAAACATGGCTGTCGAGAGCTGCACGGCGATGTCAGgagcaaaaagaaaccaaagcacCCCCAGCAAGTTGCACAGCCTGAGAGTATCTCCCTGCCCCCATCAGAGTCCTTGTCTTCTGAAGATTTAGAAGGCACAAGCACAGAAGCAGCAGTGTTTTGTAAAAAGAAGtctaaaaaaaatgtgttcaggaACCAGAAACTGGAGCCTGTCCCTGACAGCCTTGATAGCTCGGAGACTATCTCTGAGAGTCGTGATACCACACACCATGGACAAgttactggggctggagaagaaGGTGAGAGCACCAAGGAATCCCACAGTATCAGGAAAAAGTCCAAGAAAAAGAAGCACAGATCTGTTGCTCTTGCCACATCTAGTGACAGTGCCTCAGCGCTAGACAGCAAGGCTGAGAATGCCCGGGTGGACTCACCAGAAGGCAGCGGTGCTGTGAGGAAAGAGGATGTGGACCACAGGCCAGCGGAGGCAGAAGCCCAGGCTTGTTCCACTGGGAAGCACAGGGAAGAGATGCAGAG GTTAGAACCTACccatgaagaagaaagcaatttgGAATCAGCTAGCAATTCTGCAACAAGACCCATATCTGAGGACCGGAGAGATTCTGATGACTCGGATGTTGATTTGGGCTCTGCAGTGAGACAGCTGCGAGAGTTCATTCCTGACATACAGGAAAGGGCGGCCACCACCATCAGACGCATGTATCGGGACGACCTAGGGCGCTTCAAAGAATTCAAGGCACAAG GTGTGGCTATTAGATTTGGCAAATTTTCtgctaaagaaaataaacaaatagaaaaaaatgtgcaaGATTTCTTGTCCCTGACTGGAATTGAGAGTGCAGACAAGCTGCTGTACACAGACAGATACCCAGAGGAAAGGTCTCAGATCACCAACCTAAAACGGAAGCATGCCTTCAGACTGCACATTG GGAAGGGCATCGCTCGGCCCTGGAAGCTTGTGTACTACCGTGCAAAGAAGATATTTGATGTGAATAACTACAAAGGCAG gTACAATGAAGAAGATACTAAGAAGCTGAAGGCATACCATTCCCTCCATGGAAACAACTGGAAAAAGATTGGGGCCATGGTGGCCCGAAGCAGCCTCTCAGTCGCCCTCAAGTTCTCTCAGATTGGTGGTA ATAGAAACCTTGGTGCTTGGAGTAAGGCAGAAACCCAGAGGCTAATCAAGGCTGTGGAGGATGTGATCCTAAAGAAGATGTCTCCCCAGGAGTTAAAAGAACTGGATTCTAGACTCCAGGAAGACCCTGAGGGTCGCTTGTCAATTGTCCGGGAAAAACTCTACAAGGGCATTTCATGGGTGGAGGTGGAAGCTAGAGTGGAGACCCGGAACTGGATGCAGTGCAAAAGTAAGTG GACAGAGATTCTTACCAAAAGGATGACCCATGGTGGGTTCGTGTATCGTGGGGTCAATGCTCTACAGGCCAAAATCACCCTTATTGAAAG gttgtATGAACTAAATGTGAATGATGCTAATGAAATAGACTGGGAAGATCTTGCTGGCGCCATAGG GGATGTCCCTCCACCTTTTGTTCAGGCAAAATTTTATAAGCTGAAAGCTGCCTNCGTTCCCTTTTGGCAGAAAAAAACTTTTCCGG AAATCATTGACTACTTATATGAGAACAG